Within Elusimicrobiota bacterium, the genomic segment GGGATCGCGCGCATTTCTTCCTTCATGTAATAAAGCATGGCCGGCGCCAAAATGATGCCCGGCACGCCCATCACCGTTTCCCCTACCAAAATACCGACCAAGGTTTGCCACATGGGCAGTTGAATGCTTGAGCCCACGATGCGGCTGTTGAGAAAATATTCGGCTTTGTGAATGACGATCAAAAAGATTAGGGCGGCGGCGGCCAGCTTAGGGCTGATGGTGATGGCCGTGGCCACGATAAATGTGTTGCTGATGACATTACCCAAAATGGGCAGGATGCCCACGATAAACGTCATGGGCACAAGAAAATGAACATAGGGGAATCCGGTGGCCAGCAGGAAAATGGCCGTGGCCGCCGTATTGATGGAGGAGATGATGACTTGAGCCCCTAAAACGCGCTCAAATCCCTCCATGAATTCTTTAATGCGCTGGTCGAACTCGTGGCGCACCGCGTCAAAAAGATTGGGCCCAAAACGCGTGTCATGCTCCGTAAAAAAGCAGAGCACGGCCACGAACATGCCGGCGATGATATGGAAAACTTTTTTGGAAAGAAGCCCGCTGGCCTTGGTGATTTCAGGCGCATTTTCTTTCACTGTTTTGATCAGGACTTCGCGGAATTGATAAATGTCGTCGAAGGGCAGGCTAAAGCCGTAGCGTTCGGCCAGATCGATGACCACGGGGATCGCCGTGTTCGCGATTTTGGGCAGGGTGCTCAATAGCTGCCGGATGAAATAGGAAAAAATCCAGACAACCGCCGTGGCCACGATCAGGAAAACCAGGAAGGACAGCCACTGGGCGTAGATTTTTTTCATGCGTTTTAAAAATCGCCGGTTGGCCAGATCGAGGACCATGTAGGAAAAAAGGCCGGCGAGGAGAACTCCCCCCAGCTTAAGGAAGACGACCCCTAGAACCAGGGTTCCGAAAAGAGCGAAAGAGACTTTTTTACCCCGGCTCATTGGTGCCTATAGGTTAACACCCATTTGACCTTGACGCTAGCGGATTTTGGGATAATAAACAATGCTGATGAAAATCCCGATCGATGAACCGCAACGCATCGAATCCGCAGCTCAACGGGAACTTAGAATAACCTGGAAGGACGGCCATGAGTCCGTTTATGGCTATGCCTATCTCCGGCGGCTGTGCCGCTGCGCCTTGTGCCGCCATGAATGGACCGGACAGCCGATGTTGGATCCTAAAAGCATTCCCGACGATTTAAAGGCCCTGAAGGTGTTCCCTAGAGGAAATTATGCATTGAGCTTTGATTTTTCAGACGGACATACCACGGGTATTTATAGCTTTGAATTTTTGCGGCAAATCTGCCCCTGTCCGGATTGCGTACGGCGATCGGCATTCTCTTAGATGCGCATGAGGCGGTTGATTGCAGGAACAACGATGATCACCATAGGGCTGGCTCCACTTGACGCTTTAGCCGGAACTCGATTGGCGCGCGGCGCCTGGACCGCCGACAACTACCATGCTTTGGCCGCTTTTCTGCACCGCTCCGAAAATATTTACGGGCCGAAGGTGGCTGTTTTTGACTTCGACAACACCTGCATCCTCAACGATATCGGCGACGCTGTTTTCTACTACATGACGGACGAGGCCTTGTTCGATTTTGAAACGATTTTGGCGGATCCTTCGCTCTGGGCGTATTTTGCCAAAGGCGAAGAGAATCCGGTCCTGCAGGCGATCGAGGCGTTCGTCAAGGAAAAAAAGTCTTTCTATCCCCGTTACCGTAAAACGCTTTATAAGGCCTACGATGATCTCTGCGACATGGCGGGCAACGAAACTTGCTATGGCTGGGTCGTGCGCCTTCAGGCCGGCAAAACGCCCTATGAGATGCGGCAAATTGCGGCCCGGGCTCTTAAGAGAGAATTAAAAAAGCCCGTCGGCCGGGACATGGTTTTAGCCGGCGAGGACGATCGCCTTCCCCTGGCTTTTAATACCGGCATTCGGCCTTATCAAGAAATCAGCAATTTGATGCGGGTTTT encodes:
- a CDS encoding AI-2E family transporter, giving the protein MSRGKKVSFALFGTLVLGVVFLKLGGVLLAGLFSYMVLDLANRRFLKRMKKIYAQWLSFLVFLIVATAVVWIFSYFIRQLLSTLPKIANTAIPVVIDLAERYGFSLPFDDIYQFREVLIKTVKENAPEITKASGLLSKKVFHIIAGMFVAVLCFFTEHDTRFGPNLFDAVRHEFDQRIKEFMEGFERVLGAQVIISSINTAATAIFLLATGFPYVHFLVPMTFIVGILPILGNVISNTFIVATAITISPKLAAAALIFLIVIHKAEYFLNSRIVGSSIQLPMWQTLVGILVGETVMGVPGIILAPAMLYYMKEEMRAIPVAVKD
- a CDS encoding DUF971 domain-containing protein; the protein is MKIPIDEPQRIESAAQRELRITWKDGHESVYGYAYLRRLCRCALCRHEWTGQPMLDPKSIPDDLKALKVFPRGNYALSFDFSDGHTTGIYSFEFLRQICPCPDCVRRSAFS
- a CDS encoding haloacid dehalogenase-like hydrolase — its product is MITIGLAPLDALAGTRLARGAWTADNYHALAAFLHRSENIYGPKVAVFDFDNTCILNDIGDAVFYYMTDEALFDFETILADPSLWAYFAKGEENPVLQAIEAFVKEKKSFYPRYRKTLYKAYDDLCDMAGNETCYGWVVRLQAGKTPYEMRQIAARALKRELKKPVGRDMVLAGEDDRLPLAFNTGIRPYQEISNLMRVLKGAGFDIWIVSASGQYIVEAASRKLFGVPAQRVIGVRSRLQGGRLSADIELMTYRAGKVRAIDQVIGFRPLFAAGDSDTDWEMLDYAQDLRLVIDRGKAVSRHAVEEKATGKAWLIQPKFLQ